The following are encoded in a window of Variovorax paradoxus genomic DNA:
- a CDS encoding PLP-dependent cysteine synthase family protein: protein MQPTPSSSSCGDWLSGAIRRIEADYQRSADTHLIPLPLPALAAHGIDLYLKDESTHPTGSLKHRLARSLFLYALCNGWVREGTTIVEASSGSTAVSEAYFARLLGLPFIAVMPRSTSPEKVAQIAFYGASCHFVDHAAQVYDEARALAERSGGHYMDQFTYAERATDWRGNNNIAESMFQQMARERHPVPAWIVVGAGTGGTSATIGRYVRFRCHDTQVCVADPEGSVFSAYHRSGDTTLTAPGSRIEGIGRPRVEPSFVRTLVDRMLEVPNLDSVAAMHALSALLGRKVGPSTGTNFVGMLAVAHEMRAAGQQGSILSLLCDAGERYLPSYHDADWVRNAFGDIAPAQQRIDALVAG, encoded by the coding sequence ATGCAGCCCACCCCTTCATCCTCCTCCTGCGGCGACTGGCTCTCCGGCGCGATCCGCCGCATCGAAGCCGACTACCAGCGCAGCGCCGACACGCACCTCATTCCGCTGCCGCTGCCCGCGCTCGCCGCGCACGGCATCGACCTGTACCTGAAGGACGAATCGACGCACCCCACCGGCAGCCTCAAGCACCGGCTCGCGCGTTCGCTGTTTCTCTACGCGCTGTGCAACGGCTGGGTGCGCGAAGGCACGACCATCGTCGAGGCGTCGAGCGGTTCCACCGCCGTGAGCGAGGCCTACTTCGCGCGGCTGCTGGGCCTGCCCTTCATCGCCGTGATGCCGCGCAGCACCTCGCCCGAGAAGGTCGCGCAGATCGCCTTCTACGGCGCGAGCTGCCACTTCGTCGACCACGCGGCGCAGGTGTACGACGAGGCTCGCGCGCTGGCCGAGCGCAGCGGCGGCCACTACATGGACCAGTTCACGTACGCCGAGCGTGCGACCGACTGGCGCGGCAACAACAACATCGCCGAGAGCATGTTCCAGCAGATGGCGCGCGAGCGGCACCCGGTGCCCGCGTGGATCGTGGTGGGCGCCGGCACCGGCGGCACCAGCGCCACCATCGGGCGCTACGTGCGGTTTCGCTGCCACGACACGCAGGTCTGTGTGGCCGACCCCGAAGGCTCGGTGTTCTCGGCCTACCACCGCAGCGGCGACACGACGCTGACCGCGCCCGGTTCGCGCATCGAAGGCATCGGCCGCCCGCGCGTGGAGCCCAGCTTCGTGCGCACGCTGGTCGACCGCATGCTCGAAGTGCCCAACCTCGACTCGGTGGCCGCCATGCATGCGCTGTCGGCGCTGCTGGGCCGCAAGGTCGGCCCGTCGACCGGCACCAACTTCGTCGGCATGCTGGCCGTCGCGCACGAGATGCGCGCGGCCGGCCAGCAGGGCTCGATTCTTTCGCTGCTGTGCGACGCGGGCGAACGCTACCTGCCGAGCTACCACGACGCCGACTGGGTGCGCAACGCCTTCGGCGACATCGCGCCGGCGCAGCAACGCATCGACGCGCTGGTGGCAGGTTGA
- a CDS encoding lipocalin-like domain-containing protein, translating into MSTRAPGGLIARRQLLLLAALAASGAPHAGWALPAKALQFPRDFGSHPELRTEWWYITGHGQTAAGRAFGFQVTFFRSRVDATQAMRSAFAAKQLVFAHAAVTDLEGRVLRHDQRIARAGFDVASASETDTDVRLRDWSLVRDAGSGAYTARIPAGEFTLDLRFAPSQPVLLQGREGLSRKGPDPEQASYYYSEPQLQAQGRLTLQGQAPFEIAGTAWLDHEWSEALMHPEAVGWDWIGMNLDDGSALTAFHLRRRDGSALWSGGSFRPRGGAARIFQPGDVRFDALRSWSSPRTRASYPTHWRIDTPAGRFEVQALLDDQELDSRGSTGGVYWEGLSELRDAQQGKRVGRGYLEMTGYAAPLRL; encoded by the coding sequence ATGTCCACGCGCGCACCCGGCGGCCTCATCGCGCGGCGGCAGCTGTTGCTGCTGGCCGCGCTGGCCGCCTCGGGCGCGCCGCACGCCGGATGGGCCCTGCCCGCGAAGGCGCTGCAGTTTCCGCGCGACTTCGGCAGCCACCCCGAGCTGCGCACCGAGTGGTGGTACATCACCGGCCACGGGCAAACCGCCGCGGGCCGCGCGTTCGGCTTCCAGGTGACCTTCTTCCGCTCGCGCGTCGACGCCACGCAGGCCATGCGCTCGGCTTTCGCCGCCAAGCAGCTGGTGTTCGCGCACGCCGCCGTCACCGACCTCGAAGGCCGCGTGCTGCGGCACGACCAGCGCATCGCCCGCGCGGGCTTCGACGTGGCCTCGGCCAGCGAAACCGACACCGACGTGCGGTTGCGCGACTGGTCGCTGGTGCGCGATGCCGGCAGCGGCGCCTACACCGCGCGCATCCCGGCCGGCGAGTTCACGCTCGACCTGCGCTTTGCGCCGTCGCAGCCGGTGCTGCTGCAGGGCCGCGAAGGCCTGTCGCGCAAAGGCCCCGACCCCGAGCAGGCGAGCTACTACTACAGCGAACCGCAGCTGCAGGCGCAAGGCCGCCTCACCTTGCAGGGCCAGGCCCCGTTCGAGATCGCCGGCACCGCGTGGCTCGACCATGAATGGAGCGAAGCGCTGATGCATCCCGAGGCCGTGGGCTGGGACTGGATCGGCATGAACCTCGACGACGGCAGCGCGCTCACCGCCTTCCACCTGCGCCGCCGCGACGGCAGCGCGTTGTGGTCCGGTGGCTCGTTCCGCCCGCGCGGCGGCGCGGCGCGCATCTTCCAGCCCGGCGACGTGCGCTTCGACGCCCTGCGCAGCTGGAGCAGCCCGCGCACCCGCGCGAGCTACCCCACGCACTGGCGCATCGACACGCCCGCGGGCCGCTTCGAGGTGCAGGCGCTGCTCGACGACCAGGAACTGGACAGCCGCGGCTCCACGGGCGGCGTGTACTGGGAAGGCTTGAGCGAGCTGCGCGATGCGCAGCAAGGCAAGCGCGTGGGGCGCGGGTACCTCGAGATGACGGGGTATGCGGCGCCGCTGCGGTTGTGA
- a CDS encoding penicillin acylase family protein yields MKRTSHRLSLGAVSLAVLALAGCASTSPGSNTPTRPASSFPVPGLEKPAEVLVDRWGVPHLYAGTLYDAFVAQGFIAARDRLWQMDLWRKRGLGEMAKDFGPAWVESDRAARAVLYRGDMYREWLAYGSDAKRVAEAFTAGVNAYVAQVRAQPALLPTEFALLGYQPAAWSPEDVVRIRHHGLTLNFTSEVDRARAFCAGAPGAKADWLRRELDPPVTPKVPDGFDPCTIPAAELRAAYLRATDSPRFTKENTRVGMNAGASSTPVALLPGSAESMAAKAEQDEADQRASQGDPTAAYGSNNWVIAPKLTSTGRPILANDPHRSHGAPSLRYMTHLSAPGMDAIGAGEPFLPGLSIGHNGTIAFGLTRFYMDQEDLYVYELNPGNPEEYRYQGRWEPMTRVTERIAVKGESAPREVVNTFTRHGPVLVAEPGKRRAFALRAAWLEPGMAPYFGSMDYMRARNWDQFRAAMNRWGAPGENQVYADSSGNVGWIPGGLTPIRPNWDGLMPVPGDGRYEWSGFRNGDELPSEFNPARGYVVTANENNIPPDHPAAKKGVGYEWSDAARARRLKELFAAKVAAGSRFTIEDSERMQNDIVATPAQRLLKLLAGQRSDDAQTAAALRLLQGWNGAMDRDSAAAALYEVWSSKFLRQAVLKAGAGDAAAALAAPGDNTRMVLLLENPSGWVSNAQRDALLLTTLPAAMQELSAKLGPDPAAWKWGALHRAEFRHPLGGVVDAATRKKLEVGDWPMSGSSFTPMAATYRANDYKLTSGASFRMVLDVGNWDASRVINTPGQSGNPDSPNYRDLAPLWLEGKYVPLVYSRGAVEKETVERIQLTPGR; encoded by the coding sequence ATGAAGAGAACGAGCCATCGGCTTTCCCTGGGCGCCGTGTCGCTTGCGGTCCTTGCACTCGCAGGCTGTGCGTCCACTTCGCCGGGCAGTAACACACCCACGCGCCCCGCCTCATCCTTCCCCGTGCCCGGCCTCGAGAAGCCCGCCGAGGTGCTGGTCGACCGCTGGGGCGTGCCGCACCTGTACGCCGGCACGCTCTACGACGCCTTCGTGGCGCAGGGCTTCATCGCCGCACGCGACCGGCTCTGGCAGATGGACCTGTGGCGCAAGCGCGGCCTCGGCGAAATGGCCAAGGACTTCGGCCCCGCCTGGGTCGAGAGCGACCGCGCCGCGCGCGCCGTGCTCTACCGCGGCGACATGTACCGCGAATGGCTCGCCTACGGCTCCGACGCCAAGCGCGTGGCCGAGGCCTTCACGGCCGGCGTCAATGCCTACGTGGCGCAGGTGCGCGCACAGCCCGCGCTGCTGCCGACCGAGTTCGCGCTGCTGGGCTACCAGCCGGCCGCCTGGTCGCCCGAGGACGTGGTGCGCATCCGGCACCACGGGCTCACGCTCAACTTCACGTCCGAGGTCGACCGCGCACGCGCCTTCTGCGCCGGCGCGCCGGGTGCCAAGGCCGACTGGCTGCGCCGCGAACTCGATCCGCCGGTCACGCCGAAGGTGCCTGACGGTTTCGATCCCTGCACCATTCCCGCGGCAGAACTGCGCGCGGCCTACCTGCGGGCCACCGATTCGCCGCGCTTCACCAAGGAGAACACGCGCGTGGGCATGAACGCGGGCGCGTCTTCCACGCCGGTCGCGCTGCTGCCCGGCAGCGCCGAGTCGATGGCCGCAAAGGCCGAGCAGGACGAAGCGGATCAACGCGCATCGCAAGGCGATCCCACGGCCGCCTACGGCAGCAACAACTGGGTCATCGCACCCAAGCTCACGTCCACGGGCCGGCCGATTCTGGCGAACGACCCGCACCGTTCGCACGGCGCGCCGAGCCTGCGCTACATGACGCACCTGAGCGCGCCCGGCATGGACGCCATCGGCGCGGGCGAGCCCTTCCTGCCGGGCCTGTCGATCGGCCACAACGGCACCATCGCCTTCGGCCTCACGCGCTTCTACATGGACCAGGAAGACCTGTACGTGTACGAGCTGAACCCGGGCAACCCCGAGGAGTACCGCTACCAGGGCCGCTGGGAGCCGATGACGCGCGTCACCGAGCGCATCGCGGTCAAGGGCGAGAGCGCGCCGCGCGAGGTGGTCAACACCTTCACGCGCCATGGCCCCGTGCTGGTGGCAGAGCCCGGCAAGCGCCGCGCGTTTGCCCTGCGCGCCGCGTGGCTGGAGCCCGGCATGGCGCCGTACTTCGGTTCGATGGACTACATGCGCGCACGCAACTGGGACCAGTTCCGCGCCGCCATGAACCGCTGGGGCGCACCGGGCGAAAACCAGGTGTATGCCGACAGCAGCGGCAACGTCGGCTGGATTCCGGGCGGGCTCACGCCCATCCGTCCGAATTGGGACGGCCTCATGCCCGTGCCGGGCGACGGCCGCTATGAATGGTCGGGCTTTCGCAACGGCGACGAGCTGCCGTCGGAGTTCAACCCCGCGCGCGGCTATGTGGTCACGGCCAACGAGAACAATATCCCGCCCGACCATCCCGCCGCCAAGAAGGGCGTGGGCTACGAATGGAGCGATGCGGCCCGCGCGCGCCGGCTCAAGGAGCTGTTCGCGGCCAAGGTGGCGGCAGGTTCACGCTTCACCATCGAGGACTCGGAGCGCATGCAGAACGACATCGTCGCGACGCCGGCGCAACGGCTGCTGAAGCTGCTGGCCGGCCAGCGCAGCGACGACGCACAGACCGCCGCAGCGCTGCGCCTGCTGCAGGGCTGGAATGGCGCCATGGACCGCGACAGCGCGGCCGCTGCGCTGTACGAGGTGTGGAGCAGCAAGTTCCTGCGCCAGGCCGTGCTCAAGGCCGGGGCGGGCGATGCCGCCGCCGCGCTTGCCGCGCCGGGCGACAACACGCGCATGGTGCTGTTGCTCGAGAACCCGTCCGGCTGGGTCAGCAACGCGCAACGCGACGCCTTGCTGCTGACGACCTTGCCTGCCGCGATGCAGGAGCTGTCCGCCAAGCTCGGGCCCGACCCGGCGGCATGGAAGTGGGGCGCCTTGCACCGCGCCGAGTTCCGGCATCCGCTGGGCGGCGTGGTCGATGCGGCCACGCGCAAGAAGCTCGAGGTGGGCGACTGGCCGATGTCCGGCTCGTCGTTCACGCCGATGGCCGCCACCTACCGCGCGAACGACTACAAGCTGACCTCGGGCGCGTCGTTCCGCATGGTGCTCGACGTGGGCAACTGGGACGCGTCGCGGGTCATCAACACGCCGGGCCAGTCGGGCAACCCCGACAGCCCGAACTACCGCGACCTGGCGCCGCTGTGGCTCGAAGGCAAGTACGTGCCGCTGGTCTACAGCCGCGGGGCCGTCGAGAAAGAGACGGTGGAACGAATCCAGCTGACGCCGGGGCGCTAG